The proteins below come from a single Malus domestica chromosome 03, GDT2T_hap1 genomic window:
- the LOC103418674 gene encoding uncharacterized protein, with the protein MVKAYTQEYTYKHPWDRVTSASWKKFADAENKRTLSHILEVDTLNHKLDPNTGKLYTTRAITVHAPGPWFVRKIVRQDVCHCVESTVVDAQARSMQLTTNNISLEKFIEVEEKIRYDPHPENPNGWTLCRQETSIRIKPLSALASMAEKVEQRCAEKFVQNSAKGREVMERICKYLEAESKGISI; encoded by the coding sequence ATGGTGAAGGCATACACGCAAGAGTACACATACAAGCACCCATGGGACCGGGTGACTTCCGCATCATGGAAAAAATTTGCTGATGCTGAAAACAAACGCACGCTATCACACATCCTTGAAGTTGACACTCTGAACCACAAGCTTGATCCCAACACAGGAAAGCTTTACACCACACGTGCTATCACTGTCCATGCGCCAGGACCATGGTTTGTCCGCAAAATTGTTCGCCAGGATGTCTGCCACTGCGTCGAGTCAACAGTTGTGGATGCGCAAGCACGATCAATGCAACTCACCACCAATAATATTAGCCTTGAAAAGTTCATAGAGGTGGAGGAGAAGATCAGGTATGATCCCCACCCAGAGAACCCAAATGGCTGGACATTATGTCGACAGGAGACTAGCATTCGAATCAAGCCGTTATCAGCATTGGCATCGATGGCGGAAAAGGTTGAACAAAGATGCGCTGAGAAGTTTGTGCAGAACAGTGCCAAGGGCAGAGAGGTCATGGAGAGGATATGCAAGTATCTTGAAGCTGAATCTAAAGGGATTTCTATCTAA
- the LOC103418673 gene encoding zinc finger A20 and AN1 domain-containing stress-associated protein 8-like, whose protein sequence is MEHEETGCQAAPEGPILCVNNCGFFGSAATMNMCSKCHKDMMLKQEQAKLAASSFGSIVNGTSSIDANEPVVAAATVDVQPHPVEPKTLSSQPSFSFGSGSSGEPRPEGPKRCNTCNKRVGLTGFNCRCGHQFCAVHRYSDKHDCPYDYRTAGRDAIAKANPVVKAEKLDKI, encoded by the coding sequence ATGGAGCACGAGGAGACTGGATGCCAAGCAGCCCCTGAAGGTCCTATTTTGTGTGTAAACAACTGTGGGTTTTTTGGAAGCGCGGCTACTATGAATATGTGTTCCAAGTGTCACAAGGATATGATGTTGAAACAGGAGCAGGCGAAGCTTGCTGCATCATCCTTTGGAAGCATTGTCAACGGAACATCAAGCATCGATGCAAATGAGCCTGTTGTTGCGGCTGCTACTGTGGATGTTCAACCCCATCCAGTGGAGCCAAAAACTCTCTCATCGCAACCATCATTTTCCTTTGGTTCAGGGTCGTCTGGTGAGCCAAGGCCGGAGGGCCCAAAACGTTGCAACACTTGCAACAAGCGGGTTGGATTAACAGGGTTCAATTGTCGGTGTGGTCACCAATTTTGTGCAGTACATCGTTATTCAGACAAACATGACTGCCCTTACGATTATCGCACTGCTGGACGCGATGCTATTGCGAAAGCCAACCCGGTCGTAAAAGCTGAGAAGCTCGATAAAATCTAA
- the LOC103416006 gene encoding uncharacterized protein: protein MAMKNIALVVLVVAVCISAAMAAEPVKGAAAANAEPVKGAAATPAAATTAAATPAGTPTAAAAAGPGASAPAPSGSNMNAVGSLVGASLLSFLAIYLN, encoded by the coding sequence ATGGCCATGAAGAATATTGCCTTGGTTGTCCTCGTAGTTGCTGTCTGCATAAGCGCAGCAATGGCTGCTGAACCTGTAAAAGGCGCCGCAGCCGCCAACGCTGAACCTGTAAAGGGCGCCGCAGCCACCCCCGCCGCAGCCACAACCGCTGCAGCCACCCCCGCTGGCACCCCCACCGCTGCAGCCGCAGCCGGCCCTGGAGCTTCTGCTCCAGCACCTAGTGGAAGCAACATGAACGCCGTTGGATCTCTGGTTGGAGCTTCACTCTTGTCCTTCTTGGCCATTTACTTGAACTAA
- the LOC103416045 gene encoding uncharacterized protein yields MAMKKIALVVLVVAVCISAAMAAAPVKGAAATTSAATPTAATTAAATPAAAATAGPVASTPAPNGSSMNAVGSLVGASLLSFLAIYLN; encoded by the coding sequence ATGGCCATGAAGAAGATTGCCTTGGTTGTCCTCGTAGTTGCCGTCTGCATCAGCGCAGCAATGGCTGCTGCACCTGTAAAGGGCGCCGCAGCCACCACCTCTGCAGCCACCCCCACTGCAGCCACCACCGCTGCAGCCACCCCCGCCGCTGCAGCCACAGCTGGCCCTGTAGCTTCTACTCCAGCACCTAATGGAAGTAGCATGAACGCCGTTGGATCTCTGGTTGGAGCTTCACTCTTGTCCTTCTTGGCCATTTACTTGAACTAA
- the LOC103416037 gene encoding cytochrome c-type biogenesis protein CcmE homolog, mitochondrial, producing MATRIALRLKSHLLRATTPIHHHPIKYPPSIFSRLSNPHLHPPSNPHLPFTLRFFSTARRGPTRPKPVDIGARARQLQTRRLWTYALTFSCIAGFIVIVLNSFQDQLVFYVTPTDAIEKYSANPSKSKFRVGGLVLEGSVVQPSSSPEMEFVVTDLMTDILVRYKGSLPDLFREGHSVVVEGFVKPFTDEIRKEISTKSISEKARTGECYFAATEVLAKHDEKYMPGEVAAAIEKNKKKLEEAGGGAGEDGKDAKSE from the coding sequence ATGGCCACTCGCATCGCCCTCCGCCTCAAATCCCACCTCCTCCGCGCCACAACCCCGATCCACCACCACCCCATCAAATATCCACCGTCCATCTTCTCCCGACTCTCCAACCCTCATCTCCACCCTCCATCAAATCCCCATCTTCCCTTCACCCTCCGTTTCTTCTCCACCGCCCGCCGCGGCCCGACCCGCCCCAAACCCGTCGACATCGGTGCCCGCGCCCGCCAGCTCCAAACCCGCCGACTCTGGACCTACGCTCTGACCTTCAGCTGCATCGCCGGATTCATTGTCATTGTCCTCAACAGCTTCCAAGACCAGCTCGTCTTCTACGTCACGCCAACCGACGCAATCGAGAAGTACTCCGCAAACCCAAGCAAGAGCAAGTTCCGGGTCGGCGGCCTGGTCCTTGAAGGCAGCGTCGTCCAGCCGTCCTCCTCGCCGGAGATGGAGTTCGTCGTCACCGATTTGATGACCGATATCTTGGTCCGGTACAAGGGATCATTGCCCGATTTGTTCCGGGAGGGTCACTCGGTGGTGGTGGAGGGATTTGTGAAGCCTTTCACTGATGAAATTCGGAAGGAGATTTCGACGAAAAGCATATCGGAGAAGGCGAGGACCGGCGAGTGCTATTTCGCCGCCACCGAGGTTTTGGCCAAGCATGACGAGAAGTACATGCCGGGTGAAGTCGCCGCCGCGAttgagaagaataagaagaagctGGAGGAGGCCGGTGGCGGTGCCGGTGAAGATGGTAAAGATGCTAAGAGCGAGTAG